From one Lotus japonicus ecotype B-129 chromosome 3, LjGifu_v1.2 genomic stretch:
- the LOC130744785 gene encoding uncharacterized protein LOC130744785: MPMRAPALLAQCLPGLVPHDRGSLSISAVPAKDVHFPSLAVEILPSKAVHADKDSGENVDQVKCIVSVADIIGFSGSETVSSKPDGYLKSWASSIDLVNVLKHEIRDGQLSFRGKRVLELSCNYGLPGIFACLKGASMVHFQDQNAETLRCTTIPNVLANLKQARDRQSRQPESPLTPSRQTLAPSVNFYAGDWEELPAVLSVVKNDECEVTPGMSLSFSEEDFLDGCSSQLSQDGSTLGQESSSRRSRSRSRKLSGSRAWERASEADKGDGGYDVILMTEIPYSVNSMKKLYSLIKKCLRPPYGVVYLAPSKKHYVGFNNGARQLRSLVDEEGIFGAHLVKDLADRDIWKFFHK, translated from the exons ATGCCAATGCGTGCGCCGGCATTACTTGCGCAGTGCCTGCCTGGCCTAGTGCCTCATGATCGTGGAAGTCTCAGCATATCCGCGGTTCCTGCGAAGGATGTTCATTTCCCGTCACTAGCTGTGGAGATTCTTCCTTCAAAG GCAGTTCACGCTGACAAGGACTCGGGGGAAAATGTAGACCAAGTTAAG TGTATAGTTAGTGTTGCTGACATCATTGGATTCAGTGGTTCAGAGACAGTATCCTCAAAACCTGATG GGTATCTGAAATCCTGGGCAAGTTCCATTGATCTTGTCAATGTACTAAAGCATGAGATACGTGATGGGCAACTGAGCTTTAGAGGGAAAAGAGTGCTTGAG CTTAGTTGCAACTATGGACTTCCTGGAATCTTCGCATGCTTGAAG GGAGCCTCCATGGTGCATTTTCAAGATCAAAATGCAGAAACTCTAAGATGCACAACAATACCCAATGTACTTGCTAATCTTAAGCAAGCTCGTGATAGGCAGAGTCGACAGCCAGAATCTCCCCTTACTCCTTCAAGACAGACTCTAGCACCATCAGTTAACTTCTATGCTGGGGATTGGGAAGAATTGCCTGCTGTGTTATCTGTTGTGAAAAACGATGAGTGtgaagtgacacctggaatgaGTTTGAGCTTCTCTGAGGAAGATTTTTTGGATGGATGCAGCAGCCAACTGAGCCAAGATGGGAGCACTTTAGGACAGGAGTCTAGTTCAAGAAGGTCTAGGTCTAGGTCTAGGAAACTCTCTGGAAGTCGAGCATGGGAAAGAGCTAGTGAGGCGGATAAGGGGGATGGTGGCTATGATGTTATTTTGATGACAGAGATCCCATACTCTGTTAACTCTATGAAGAAGCTGTATTCACTTATTAAAAAG TGCTTGAGGCCTCCTTATGGGGTGGTATATCTAGCTCCTAGTAAGAAACACTATGTTGGGTTTAACAATGGAGCACGACAACTGAGAAGTCTGGTAGATGAGGAGGGCATTTTTGGAGCGCATTTGGTCAAGGATTTAGCTGACAGAGATATCTGGAAGTTCTTCCACAAGTGA